Proteins encoded together in one Myxocyprinus asiaticus isolate MX2 ecotype Aquarium Trade chromosome 9, UBuf_Myxa_2, whole genome shotgun sequence window:
- the LOC127446444 gene encoding bladder cancer-associated protein-like → MYCLQWLLPVLLIPKPLNPALWFNHSMFMGFYLISFLLERKPCTICALVFLAALFLICYSCWGNCFLYHCHDSPLPASAHDPNIVGT, encoded by the coding sequence ATGTACTGCCTCCAGTGGTTACTCCCGGTTCTCTTGATCCCTAAACCGTTGAATCCGGCCCTGTGGTTCAACCACTCCATGTTCATGGGCTTCTACCTGATCAGCTTCCTGTTGGAGAGGAAGCCATGTACCATTTGTGCCTTAGTCTTCCTGGCGGCGCTGTTTCTCATCTGCTACAGCTGCTGGGGAAACTGCTTTCTGTATCACTGCCACGACTCGCCACTGCCAGCCTCAGCACACGACCCCAACATTGTGGGCACCTAG